The following coding sequences lie in one Deltaproteobacteria bacterium genomic window:
- a CDS encoding GNAT family N-acetyltransferase has protein sequence MVDRLSVTPVHTQRDLREFIRLSWHIYRGDPLWVPPLLLDLKKLLDPRKHPFHRHAEVGYFLSRRGGEVVGRIAAVVNRQYVSFHEDHTGFFGFFESIDDRQVAAELLTAAERWVAERGMHRIQGPMNFSTNEECGLLVDGFSSPPTIMMPYNPPYYAALIESAGHAKAKDLIAYLIDDTTPPERLVRGVASLQQRYDITIRPISVKHFERDVAALLEVYNSAWERNWGFVPMTPEETADLAQQLRRVGDPRLCLLAESNNEPVGFALALPDYNQALRHIDGRLLPFGFLKLLWYRRRIDTARVLALGLKPAFRRLGLDAMLYLHLWQTAPALGFPRVECSWILEDNRLMRRGLERAGARPYKTYRVYEKALPS, from the coding sequence ATGGTTGACCGCTTGTCCGTTACCCCCGTCCACACCCAACGCGACTTGCGGGAGTTCATTCGCCTGTCGTGGCACATCTATCGTGGCGATCCGCTCTGGGTACCCCCACTCCTGCTCGACCTGAAAAAGCTGCTCGATCCGCGCAAGCATCCGTTTCATCGCCACGCCGAGGTCGGCTACTTCCTCTCCCGACGTGGCGGTGAAGTCGTGGGCCGTATCGCCGCCGTGGTCAATCGTCAGTATGTGAGTTTCCACGAGGACCACACCGGGTTCTTCGGTTTCTTCGAAAGCATTGATGACCGGCAGGTCGCCGCCGAGCTGTTGACGGCGGCGGAACGATGGGTGGCGGAGCGCGGCATGCACCGCATCCAGGGTCCCATGAATTTTTCCACCAACGAAGAGTGCGGGCTACTGGTGGATGGGTTTTCCTCCCCTCCCACCATCATGATGCCGTACAACCCGCCGTACTACGCCGCACTCATCGAATCCGCCGGTCATGCCAAAGCCAAAGACTTGATCGCGTATCTCATCGACGACACCACGCCTCCAGAGCGGCTCGTGCGCGGAGTGGCGAGCTTGCAACAGCGGTACGACATCACCATCCGCCCCATCAGCGTCAAACACTTTGAGCGCGATGTCGCGGCGTTACTTGAAGTCTATAACAGCGCCTGGGAACGGAATTGGGGATTCGTGCCGATGACGCCGGAAGAAACTGCGGACTTGGCCCAGCAACTCCGTCGGGTCGGCGACCCACGTTTGTGTCTGCTGGCCGAAAGCAACAACGAACCCGTCGGCTTTGCCCTGGCCTTACCGGATTACAATCAGGCGTTGCGCCATATCGACGGGCGGTTATTGCCGTTCGGCTTCCTGAAATTGCTCTGGTATCGGCGACGCATCGACACCGCGCGCGTGCTCGCGCTGGGGTTGAAGCCGGCCTTTCGCCGTCTGGGTCTCGACGCCATGCTCTATCTGCATCTGTGGCAAACCGCCCCCGCGCTCGGGTTTCCCCGCGTCGAGTGTTCGTGGATTCTGGAAGACAATCGCCTCATGCGCCGCGGCTTGGAGCGTGCCGGCGCACGCCCCTATAAGACCTATCGGGTGTATGAAAAGGCCCTCCCCTCTTGA
- a CDS encoding aminotransferase class I/II-fold pyridoxal phosphate-dependent enzyme, with protein sequence MNLLEKSLRFTRAREAQAAGYYPFFIPIESSSGAEVIIDGESKIMMGSNNYLGLTHHPKVLEAAQAALHRYGSGCTGSRFLNGTLDLHETLEERLAEFLGKEAALVFSTGYQTNLGTVSTLVGRGDYIYMDKLNHASLVDSTRLTFARVCRYPHNDMKALERQLAQAPRNAGKLIVTDGVFSMEGDIVNLQQMVALAEAYDADVLVDDAHALGVLGDHGGGTAQHFGLEAQTSLIVATFSKSLASIGGVVAGPEPVIHYLKHHARALIFSASMPPASLATVLAAIDVIEEEPELRAALWRNTRRMQDGLKSLGYNIGDSETPVIPVSVGNIAIMGMQWRMLYDAGVFTNPVIPPAVPMHSCRLRISMMATHTNEQIDYVLDLFAQGLKLREAM encoded by the coding sequence ATGAACCTTCTTGAAAAAAGCCTTCGTTTTACACGCGCTCGTGAGGCGCAAGCCGCGGGATATTATCCGTTTTTCATACCGATCGAGTCGTCGTCTGGAGCGGAGGTCATCATCGATGGCGAATCCAAAATCATGATGGGCTCGAATAATTACCTCGGCCTCACCCACCACCCCAAGGTTCTGGAGGCGGCGCAGGCGGCGCTCCACCGCTACGGCAGCGGCTGTACCGGCAGCCGCTTTCTGAACGGTACGCTGGACCTGCACGAAACCTTGGAGGAACGGCTGGCGGAATTCCTGGGCAAAGAAGCCGCGCTGGTTTTCAGCACCGGCTATCAAACCAACCTCGGCACGGTCTCGACGCTGGTGGGCAGGGGCGACTACATTTATATGGATAAGCTCAACCACGCCAGTTTGGTAGACAGCACCCGCCTCACTTTTGCGCGGGTCTGCCGCTATCCACATAACGACATGAAGGCGCTGGAGCGTCAACTCGCGCAAGCGCCGCGCAACGCCGGCAAGCTCATCGTGACCGACGGCGTGTTTTCCATGGAAGGGGATATCGTCAATCTGCAGCAAATGGTTGCGTTAGCCGAGGCCTACGATGCCGATGTCCTCGTCGATGACGCCCACGCGCTCGGCGTGCTGGGCGACCACGGTGGCGGGACGGCACAGCATTTCGGCTTGGAAGCCCAGACATCGTTGATCGTCGCCACGTTCTCCAAATCGCTGGCTTCTATCGGTGGAGTCGTGGCCGGACCCGAACCCGTCATCCACTACCTTAAACATCACGCGCGGGCGCTGATTTTTAGCGCCAGCATGCCGCCCGCCTCCCTGGCCACGGTCTTGGCGGCCATCGATGTTATTGAAGAAGAGCCAGAGCTACGCGCAGCGCTGTGGAGAAATACCCGGCGCATGCAAGATGGGCTCAAAAGTCTGGGCTATAATATCGGCGATAGTGAAACCCCGGTCATTCCCGTGTCGGTCGGCAATATCGCGATCATGGGCATGCAATGGCGCATGCTGTACGATGCCGGCGTGTTCACCAACCCAGTCATTCCTCCGGCGGTTCCCATGCACTCGTGTCGGCTGCGCATCTCGATGATGGCCACCCATACTAACGAACAGATCGACTACGTCCTCGACCTGTTTGCCCAAGGGTTAAAATTGCGAGAAGCCATGTAG
- a CDS encoding NAD(P)-dependent oxidoreductase encodes MESDISREFPPQSSVFVTGGSGFVGSHLVEALCRQNLRVRVLMRKTSSRARLPRNVDVIAGDLHDHEALTNAVAGVDTVFHLAAATRARSAPEYFHANAEGTRLLVEAMRTVQPRPRRLVYLSSLAAAGPALPGKPVQLNDRPCPITAYGRSKLAGEEFCQQSAKDFEVLMLRAPAVYGPRDRDLLLCFALAMRGVMLVPQGPERFLQFIHVSDLVDALLLAATASGAAGVYHIAEPQPYTLGEFAAGLAQAVGRRVRAVRVPPWCMCLAAAASEFGAKTLGRATIFNREKVREILASGWLCETDAAKRDLGFEGQISLPIGLTSTAAWYRKQGWL; translated from the coding sequence GTGGAGTCTGATATCAGCAGAGAATTTCCCCCACAGAGCAGCGTATTTGTAACTGGTGGGTCCGGCTTTGTCGGTTCTCATCTTGTCGAGGCGCTGTGCCGTCAGAATCTCCGTGTGCGGGTCCTCATGAGAAAGACCAGTAGTCGCGCCCGTCTCCCCCGCAACGTAGACGTGATCGCGGGAGATCTCCACGACCACGAAGCGCTGACCAACGCCGTCGCGGGAGTCGATACCGTTTTTCATTTAGCGGCAGCCACCCGTGCGCGTTCCGCGCCGGAATACTTTCATGCCAATGCCGAAGGTACACGCCTTCTGGTCGAGGCGATGCGCACCGTCCAGCCTCGTCCGCGCCGCTTGGTCTATCTGAGTTCACTCGCTGCGGCCGGCCCGGCACTGCCGGGGAAACCCGTGCAGCTCAATGACCGGCCCTGCCCCATCACCGCGTATGGACGGAGCAAGCTGGCCGGTGAAGAGTTTTGTCAGCAATCCGCTAAAGACTTCGAGGTCTTGATGTTGCGCGCGCCGGCCGTCTACGGCCCTCGAGATCGCGATCTGCTTTTATGTTTTGCGCTGGCCATGCGCGGCGTTATGCTCGTGCCGCAAGGGCCGGAGCGCTTCTTACAATTCATTCATGTCAGCGATCTCGTTGACGCCCTGCTCTTAGCGGCAACGGCCTCTGGGGCTGCCGGGGTGTATCATATCGCCGAACCGCAGCCCTACACATTGGGAGAATTTGCCGCTGGGCTGGCGCAAGCCGTGGGGCGGCGTGTACGTGCGGTTCGGGTACCGCCCTGGTGTATGTGCCTCGCCGCCGCCGCTAGCGAGTTCGGGGCAAAAACCCTTGGGCGTGCAACCATCTTCAACCGGGAGAAAGTGCGGGAGATCCTGGCGTCCGGATGGTTGTGCGAAACTGACGCCGCCAAGCGGGATCTCGGCTTTGAAGGACAGATTTCGCTACCGATTGGACTAACAAGCACAGCCGCCTGGTATCGCAAACAAGGCTGGCTATAA